A stretch of Gossypium hirsutum isolate 1008001.06 chromosome A06, Gossypium_hirsutum_v2.1, whole genome shotgun sequence DNA encodes these proteins:
- the LOC121230511 gene encoding putative UPF0481 protein At3g02645: MASTISTSASNFDELRWVINIRRSLAEEIEEETEVSVSIFNVPKTLMLTDPESYIPQMVALGPYHYSRPELHEMERYKLAAAKRTQKHLHRVKFNTLVDNLMRFEPHIRACYHKYLHFNGETLAWMMAIDASFLLEFLQIYGLEEGKTLSRVSSRMSHLVDYAGRKSAHNSILRDIVMLENQIPLFILLKVLEIQYSSLELAHDLLASMLKGLSKELSPLKATDNLPKIDISNRAHVLDFLHYMVVPMVDEEQSETNESEDHKEDQDHKTSDSQFPSYLPNELRNLVSKIKKGLLRNIKALLLLRPVRVLLTLPWKIVSNLPGFSVLKQLIEYLFFSQDKEEKPENSSCLNKPPLAEEIAIPSVVDLCKSGVRFIPTNGNISSIKFDPDTSTFHLPTVALDINTKVVLRNLVAYETSNASGPLVFTRYTELMNGIIDTKEDVKLLSENGIIVNHLKSDEEAAELWNGMSKSIRLTKVGFLDKVIEDVNKCHNCRWNVKARKFFEQYVYASWQFLTLLAAIMLLILLAFQAFCSVYSCSQLLRIHNS, translated from the coding sequence ATGGCTTCAACAATCTCCACTTCCGCTTCAAATTTCGATGAGCTTCGATGGGTTATCAACATCCGTCGTTCCCTAGCTGAAGAAATCGAAGAAGAAACCGAAGTCTCCGTTTCCATTTTCAATGTTCCCAAAACCCTGATGTTAACTGATCCTGAATCATATATCCCTCAAATGGTTGCTCTTGGTCCTTACCATTATTCGCGTCCCGAACTCCATGAGATGGAAAGATACAAACTTGCAGCAGCCAAAAGAACCCAGAAACATCTCCACCGTGTAAAATTCAATACTCTTGTTGACAACTTGATGAGATTTGAACCCCATATTCGAGCATGTTATCATAAGTATCTGCATTTCAATGGTGAAACGTTAGCTTGGATGATGGCCATCGATGCTTCTTTCTTGCTCGAGTTTCTACAGATCTATGGTCTCGAAGAAGGGAAGACTCTTTCCAGAGTTTCATCGCGGATGTCACATTTGGTCGATTATGCTGGAAGGAAATCAGCTCACAATTCTATTCTTAGAGATATTGTGATGCTTGAGAATCAAATCCCTTTGTTTATTCTTCTAAAGGTGCTTGAAATCCAATACTCGTCACTGGAACTGGCTCATGATTTGTTAGCTTCGATGTTAAAGGGACTATCCAAAGAGCTCTCCCCTTTGAAAGCCACAGATAACTTGCCCAAGATCGATATCTCAAACCGTGCTCATGTTTTGGACTTCCTTCACTACATGGTCGTCCCCATGGTCGATGAAGAACAGTCTGAAACAAACGAATCAGAAGATCACAAAGAAGACCAAGACCATAAAACAAGTGATTCCCAATTTCCAAGTTATCTACCGAATGAGTTACGGAATCTGGTCTCGAAAATAAAGAAAGGTCTATTAAGAAACATCAAAGCTTTGCTGCTATTGAGACCTGTTAGAGTCTTGCTTACTTTGCCTTGGAAAATCGTCTCTAATCTCCCTGGATTTTCAGTGCTGAAGCAACTAATTGAATATTTGTTCTTCTCACAAGacaaggaagaaaaaccagaaaaCAGTTCTTGCCTAAACAAGCCCCCGCTGGCGGAGGAGATCGCCATACCCTCCGTTGTGGACCTTTGTAAATCAGGAGTCCGTTTTATACCCACCAATGGGAACATTTCCAGTATTAAATTTGACCCCGATACTTCCACGTTCCATCTTCCGACTGTCGCCTTAGACATTAACACAAAGGTTGTGTTAAGGAATTTGGTGGCATACGAAACATCAAACGCATCGGGGCCTTTGGTTTTCACACGCTACACTGAATTAATGAACGGAATCATCGATACCAAGGAAGATGTGAAGTTACTGAGTGAAAATGGGATAATTGTGAACCATTTGAAGAGTGATGAAGAGGCTGCTGAGTTATGGAATGGGATGAGTAAATCCATTAGATTGACCAAAGTCGGATTCTTGGATAAAGTGATTGAAGATGTTAACAAGTGTCATAATTGCAGATGGAATGTTAAAGCCAGGAAATTCTTTGAACAATATGTATATGCTTCCTGGCAGTTTTTAACATTGTTGGCTGCAATTATGCTTCTGATTTTGTTGGCATTTCAGGCTTTTTGCTCCGTTTATAGCTGCTCTCAACTATTACGAATACACAACTCataa